DNA sequence from the Pedobacter sp. W3I1 genome:
GAAAATCAAACAATAAATTTTATGAGTCAAAAATTAAACTCGGAACCTATCGATAAGAAGGTTGCGCAGGCCATGGTTGATGCCTACGCCGTAGAGGCAAGAAAATTCCCACAATCTTTCACCAAAGCAGTATGGTTTCCGGCAGAACAGGTATTAGAAATTGCAAAATCTATGAGCGAAGGAAAATATGATGGATTGAGAATTTATTTTGGTCAATACACCCCAGACTCACTTGAAGGTTTACCAAAAGCATACGAAGGTAGAAACACCTTACTATTGGTACCTACATTACCAAGCATAAGCAATGATGACGATGAACACAAAGATGATCTGGATGATATCGAAAACAGAGGAGAAATGTGTCCTGAAGTATGTAATGGAACTGGACTATAATATAAAGAATGATCAAGATTATAGATCCTGTAACCTCAATTGAACTTTTATGTTTAACTATTGCTATATTTTTTCTAGGCAAGGACAAACAAAATTTTTGGACTATAACCTTAGCGTACCTGGTATTTGTATGTTGCACAGAGTATTTTGGTAAGTATATTGGTGCTAAATACAAAAACAATCTTTGGGTATATAATGTATTTGTTTTTTTTGAGGCAGCTTTTATTTCTTACGGATTGTATAATTGTTTTAAAAGATACATTAACCCTAAGCCCCTTTTTTTATTTAGCAGCATTATTATCTACACCATATATTTTGTTGTCTTTATAAGAAATGGGGTTTTTGCTTTCAATTCGATTACTGTAAGTGTAATGTCGGTTATTTTTGTACTGTATTGTCTTTACTATTATTATTTACTGCTTAGGGATGAGCACCTTTTAGATATCACATATCACTCTGAATTTTGGTGGCTAACCGCTGTTCTGTTCTACTATTTTGGCAGTACCACCAGTAATTTGTTCTTTGGCTTATTTAAATCTATCAAAATTGGCCCTTATCCACTAACATACGCTATCTACATACTATTAAACTGGATTTTATATGGCCTTTGGGCTTACTCTTTTATATGCAGAGCCAAACAACGCAAATTGCAATCTTAGTAGGAATATCTACTTTAATTTTTTTATTGATGCCCGTGTTTTTGATATTTTATATTAAGATTAGTATTAAATATAGAAAAAATCATATTCTCGAAAAGGCAGCTATGAAACAAAAATTTGAATCCGAAATGCTTCAAACACGTGTAGAAGTACAGGATCAAACCATGCAAAGTATTGCTACAGAATTACATGATAACGTTGGCCAGTTGCTCAGCCTTACTACCCTAACCTTAAACTCTGTAAATTTAGATGATGGAGAAAAGGCCAAAAAGAAAATAGATAATTCATTAGCGCTTGTTAACAAATCCATTAAAGAATTAAGGGAGTTGGCCAAGCTGTTACATGGAGAGCAACTGGTAGAAAATGGCATTGGCCATGCAATAGATCAGGAAATTAACTGGCTTAATAAGGCTGGCACTTACGAATTAAAAATCAACAACCACTTAATTGACCTGCAAGTTGCATCACCCAATAAGGATTTGATTATTCTTCGTTTATTGCAAGAAATCCTTAATAATATTATAAAACATGCACAGGCAACCCATATCCAAATCGATTCGTACCTGACAGACAATATTTTACATTTAAGGGTTACAGAAAATGGAGTTGGTTTTAACCCGGAAGAAACTAAATCAAAAAAATCGGGGATGGGGCTAAATTCTATTTATAAAAGAATTGAGATGATCAATGGAAAAATAATATTAAATTCGGCTCCATGCGAGGGCACCTCCATTTCAATAGAAGTTCCATACCCTTAATTGTATGCAAGACCAAAGTATTTCTATCGCTATTGTTGATGATCACACGCTTTTCCGTTCCGGATTGGCAAGCCTATTGGAAGAATTTGATGAAATAAATATAACGTTTGAGGCGGTAAACGGATTAGATCTCCAGGCCAAAATGAACAATAACCAGCAGGTTCAACTCGTATTAATGGACATTAATATGCCTGTAATGGACGGTTTTGCGGCAACAAAATGGGTTAAAACGAATCATCCGGATGTACATGTGCTTGCATTAAGCATGCTAGAGGATGAAAAAGCGATTATTGGAATGCTTAAAGCTGGTGCCGGAGGGTACATGCTTAAAGAATCAACGCCATCAGATTTGCTAACTGCAATTAAAGTAATAGTAGACAAGGGTTTTTATGTAAACGAATTGGTATCTGGCAGACTTTTAGTGGCATTGAAAGACGATCAAAAGCCAGTATTCTCTGCAAGAGAACTCACATTTTTACAATATTGCAGTACCGAACTTACTTATAAGGAAATTGCAGATCTCATGTTTGTTAGTCCACGCACAGTAGACAACTATAGGGAATCTCTTTTTGCCAAACTAAATATTAAATCGCGTACAGGATTAGTGGTATATGGAATCAAAAATAACCTGATCACCATCTAGTCTATAAGGCGCATAAGGCATTGATTTACAGCAAAATAAATATTTATATTCCACTACTTATTCGCAAATAAAAATCCTAAAGTAGAATAAAAGTTTCAGCTCATTAATTTTTCCTGATAATTTATTAAATAAAATTTGGATAACTAACTAATTAGTTTTAACTTTAGTTAAGGCAAAGTAATTTGCCATCATCCTTATTATTATTAACTATTATGGAAATTAAAGATTTAACCAAAGCCGAAGAACAGATTATGCAGGTTTTATGGCAATTGGAAAAAGCATTCGTCAAAGAAGTTATTGATGAGCTACCCCTCCCTAAACCTGCCTACAATACCGTATCAACCATTATTAGAATTCTAGAAACCAAGGGTTTTATTGGTCACGAAGCCTTCGGAAAAGCACATCAGTATCATCCTTTAGTCAGCAGAGAAGAATATAAACGCCATGCGACAGAAAAACTATTAGGCAATTACTTCGAAAATTCGGTAGAGAGCATGTTCTCTTTCTTCGTTAAAGAAGAAAAACTGGATTTAAGTGATGTTGATGAAATTTTAAAAATGATTAATAAAATTAAACATAAGCCAAAATGAGTTTTGCCCACTACCTATTACAGGTGAACTTATACTTAATTGTTTTTTTCGGTTTTTATAAATTACTGTTAGATAAGGAGACCTACTTCACTTTAAACCGCATTTATTTAGTATCTGCGGGCGTTTTGTCCCTATGTATACCATTTATCCGTTTAGAATGGCTAACGGAACAGAGAGCGGCGCAACAGGTTTACACTTCAGTTAATTGGGAAGCCGTATTAGCACAAGCAACAATTGTTACGGAGCGTAACACTGGTTTTAACTGGGGAAATGCATTCGTTTATATCTATTGTGCAGGTACTTTGTTCTTCTTAGGTAGATTGGTATTTAACTTATTTGCAGTTAAAAAACTCATCACGGTAAGTAAGGCTGGCTCGGCTTTCTCTTTTTTTGGCAAAAAAGTAATTGATCAGGAATTACCACAAATGGATGTGATTGATATTCATGAAGAAGCACACATCAAACAATGGCATACTGTAGATATTTTATTTTTCGAAATTATAGGGATTATTACCTGGTTAAACCCGGTTATTTATCTTTATAAAAAAGCCATTAAAAATATCCACGAGTTTTTGGCTGATGAACTTGCCGCCGAATTTCAGGGCGATAAAGCTGAATATGCCATGCTATTACTAAGTAAGTCGTTTGGTATTTCACCAAATGCCTTAACCAATGGATTTTTAGAAAAATCATTGATCAAAAAAAGAATTTTCATGCTTCATAAAGAGCGGTCTAAAAAGATCGCTGTTATGAAGTATGGGATTTCTATTCCTCTGTTTGCCCTTTTAATTGTGTTTTCGTCGGCTACTGTTCGTAAAAATGAGAAGCTGCTATCCATTACCGATCAAATCCCTTTAGAGAAGCCGATTGAGATCGTTGAAAACATGGTTACTGACCCCGGGAAGATAATTATAGCACCTAAAATTTCGGTTGATGGTAAAACAGATGCTAACTGGAAAGGATTTTATCAGTTTTTATTAAGAAATATTAAATACCCAGGCGCGGCCAGCAGTGATGAGGTACAAGGTAATGCCCAGATCAAATTTAATCTAAAAGGCGGCAGGGTTACCAATATTACATCGAATGTAGAACTAGGGGCAGGCTGCGACGAAGAAGTGATGAAAGCAATTTTATCTTATAAAGGATTTAAAACTATAGCTGATGGCAAATACGCTTTAACGGTAAGTTTTAAAATTCCAGAATCGTCGGAAGAGTTTAAGAATAAATTAATACCTAAATCGAGCGAATATGTAAATCTGAACAAGATTAATATCATATCTTACCTACCTAAAACTGCCGAAGCAGAAACCAGCTCCATTAAATCTGAAAATACGGATAAAGTATATGATTTCATTTCGATCGAGAAACAGCCGGAATTTCCAGGCGGCATAACCAGGTTTTATAAATACCTGAGTGGCAGCATTAAGTATCCAAAGCTTGCACAGGAGAACAATGTACAAGGTAAAGTTTTTCTGAGTTTTGTGGTTGAAAAAGATGGCTCATTAACAGATGTGCAAATTACACGGGGTTTAGGAAGTGGTACCGATGAAGAAGCGATGAGGGTTATAAAGGAATCGCCAAAATGGAATCCTGGCATCCAGAATGGCTTAGCCGTAAGGGTAAAATATAACATCAACGTTAATTTCACCCTCAGTGATCCCACAAAAGAGATTAAAACAAGCGGTATATCAACAAACCGGAGCACTTTTAAAGATGGTATAAATCAGGAAGCATTGATTATTTTAGATGGTGTGAGGTTACCAAACAATAGCCAACTGAGCACTATAAATCCAAATAATATAGCGTCAATTTCTGTTTTAAAAGATCAGGCGGCAACAGATTTGTATGGCCCAAGAGCTAAAGCGGGTGCAATTGTAATTACAAGCAAAACAAAAAACAACGTTTTCCGCAATCTTGATGAAAAAGAGCTGGCAATAGACAAAAACACTAATTTTTTCGATCTTAAAAAGAAATTCTAACCAATATTCAATGAAACCTAATTGATATACTATGAAAAATATAATCGCATTTACCATGATGATGGGTTTAAGTTTAGTGGGTTTTGCTCAAAAAGCAGATAGTACAAAAACGACAAAAATTACACTTAGAGGAGTACCTGACACTGAACCCTTAATTGTAGTAGATGGCAATAAACAGTATATAAGAGGGGCATCATCACTTAGCGAAGTTGACCCTAATAACATCGAATCGGTAAGCATCTTAAAAGATAGTTTAGCAACGGCCAAATATGGCGCTGATGGTTTTGCGGGAGTAATAGAAGTTAAAACCAAAAATGGTTCTCTGAGCAATAATTATGGACTTAAAGCCGCTCCAATAAAAACTGCCGGATCCAATTTAAAAGGAAAAGTATCAGGATTTAGCGTTCGACCAAATGTACCTAACCCTAATAAGCCGGTAACCTTAAGAAATCTATTGAACAGAGATTTTGACCAGAAGGCGGAACCACTTTATATTATTGATGGGAAAGAAATCGCAGAAATAAAAAATTTGGACCAGGACTCTATCCAATCGATAGAAGTGCTTAAAGATTCATCTGCAATAACCTTACATGGAGATAAGGGCAAAAATGGAGTAGTGATTATTACCACCAAAAAGCCAAAAGCAACTCCCAAGAAAAACTAAATAATCAACATTTTAATAAAAAACCAGGAGAAAGCTAATCTTTAGCCCTAATCGGCATTGCCATGTATTATAATTCCGTTAAGTGCAGAATAACCCGGATAAAGTTTAAGATTTTGTATTGGCTGAAAAACAACCGGGGTTTCCAGGGGGTGTAAAAGCATTTTATAAATACTTAAGCCAAAACGTTAAACCCTAAAGAAGCCTGGAAACATTCAAGGAAAGGTATTTCTTTCTTTTATTGTATAAAAAGACGGCAGTTTAACAAACATAAAGGTTATAAGGGGATTAAGCCCTGAAACAAATACTGAAGTAGTATCAGCTTCTCCAAACTGGAGCCCGGGAATACAGTTTGGGGTTCCGGTGAGGGTAAAATATAATATCAATGTTAATTTCGCATTGAAGTAAGGCAAAAGTTTTTAAACTCATCAAAAACACAAAACCCCAGCAAAATTACCGGGGTTTTATGTTTTCTCTCCTGTCTCGGAGGAATAAATTTAGAAAAACTTTAATGTATATGCAAATATTACAGAATAAAATTTCTAATTATGCAAAATTTTAATATGCAAACATAAGATTATTACAACTTTCGCAAACTTTTATTTTGGAGCTACTTTGTTGTGCAAGGTTTCGATTTTAAAATCTAAAGTTTCATATGTTTTCACAACAGCTGACAAATGTTAAATGTGTATTAGTTTTAATCGTCAGTTTGCTAATAAATCATAGAATTTAATTCATTATTATTTTTGTCTATTAACAGGAGTTTGATTAATAATATGTCTTCAACAGATAATTCTTTATATATTTTATAATTAGCGTTGTTGCCCTATTCAGATTCAGTCAAGGACAGGATTTTATAGTAGAAAAAAGATGCTGAGCATAATGTAGCTACAAGGGATTTGAAAAAAACTAAGCACTTGTAATAAAGAGATTGTATTATAAAGACAATTTCTCAGCAAACTATACAAGTGTATTAATTAAGTCCTTCGACAAGCTACCATTGACAGATTCCTATAGAAAGGTCGTCATTCCCGCGCAGGTGGGAATCTTAAAACTTATTGCATTACGATTATCTGCGATGAGCACTTCGTGGTTCCCAATCAAGTTGGGAATGACGATTCCGCGCAATATATTAATTCATTAAAATCCCCTGTCATTCGTATTGATTTTTATGAAATAAATTAACCCTCAGGATGACAATTTACATTTATTATACATCCTCTTAGCACGGCGATCTTGAATAGGTTATGGATAGATAGCCTCTAGAGAGTACCCATTAAAACTAAAAAGCCCCCACAACGTGGAGGCTCAAAACCCAGCGGTTAAACTGAGTACACAGTATATTTTTTAAACGGTTTCTTCTGAAATAAATTTTGCAGATGCAAAATCGCGGTTCATACGAGCAATGTTTTCTAAAGAGATTCCTTTTGGGCATTCAGCTTCGCAGGCACCAGTATTGGTACAGTTACCAAAACCTTCAGCGTCCATTTGCGCAACCATGCTCTGTACCCTGCGGTAACGCTCTGGCTGACCTTGTGGCAGCAATGCCAATTGAGAGATCTTAGCAGAAACAAATAACATTGCTGAAGCATTTTTACAAGTTGCCACGCAAGCACCACAACCAATACAAGCAGCCGCTTCGAAAGCCGCATCTGCCTGCATTTTAGGAATTGGCAAGTTGTTAGCATCTTGCGCATTACCTGTATTTATCGAAATAAAACCACCAGCAGCAATAACTCTATCAAATGCAGAACGATCTACCGTTAAATCTTTTATAACCGGAAAAGCAGCTGCTCTCCAAGGCTCAACAACAATGGTATCGCCATCTTTGAAAGAACGCATGTGCAACTGGCAGGTAGTAACCAAGTCTTTTGGTCCGTGTGGACGACCGTTGATAAACATCGAGCACATTCCGCAAATCCCTTCGCGGCAATCGTGGTCGAATACAACTGGCTCTTCACCTTTGTTAATTAATTGTTCGTTTAATACATCGAACATCTCTAAGAAAGACATATCCGGTGAAATATCGGCCAACTTATAATCTACCAAAGCACCTTTGGCATTGTTATTTTTTTGACGCCAAACTTTTAGCGTTAAGTTCATATTTCCTGTACTCATGATATTGAGATTTAGGTATCAAGTATAAGTATCAAGTAGTGGGTATCAAGTATCAAGATTGCAAACTGTCTTGATACTTGATACTTAAATCTCGATACTCACATCTTGCTACTATTTATAACTTCTTTGTGCTACTTTAATATTTTCAAACTTCAATTCTTCTTTATGAAGTTCGAAGTTTACACCTTCTTTAAATTCCCATGCGGCTACGTAAGCATAGTTCTCATCATCACGTAGTGCTTCACCTTCTTCTGTCTGATACTCTTCACGGAAGTGTCCACCACAACTTTCGTTACGGTTTAAAGCATCAATACACATCAACTCGCCCAGTTCGATAAAATCAGCAACACGGCCAGCTTTTTCCAATTCGGTGTTTAATTCATCAACTGTTCCAGGTACACGAACATCGCTCCAGAATTCAGCACGTAATGCTCTGATTTCCTGAATTGCTTCGTTTAAACCTTTTGCGTTACGAGCCATGCCACATTTCTCCCACATAATATGACCTAAACGTTTGTGGAAATGATCTACCGACTTAGTTCCTTTAATATTGATCAGTTTATTTAAAATACCCACTGCTCTTTCTTCAGCCTCTACAAAGGCAGGATGATCAGTAGGGATTGCTTTTACCGAAATCTCTTTTGATAAGTAGGCTCCAATGGTGTAAGGCAGAACGAAATAACCATCAGCTAAACCTTGCATTAAAGCAGACGCACCTAAACGGTTAGCACCGTGATCTGAGAAGTTAGCCTCACCAGTACAATATAAACCAGGTACCGATGTCATTAGGTTATAATCAACCCATAAACCACCCATGGTATAGTGAACCGCCGGATAAATACGCATTGGCGTTTCGTAAGGATTTTCGCCAGTAATCTGTGCATACATATCGAACAGGTTACCATACTTAGCTTTAATTACCTCAGTACCTAATCGCATACAGGTTTCTTTGTCAGGATTGTGGTTACCTGCTTTAGAAGCTTCGATTTTTCCGTAACGTTCGGTATTGGCTTTAAAATCTAAATATACTGCTAATTTAGAAGCACCTACTCCATAACCTGCATCACAACGCTCTTTCGCAGCACGAGAGGCCACATCGCGTGGAACCAGGTTACCAAAAGCAGGATAACGGCGTTCTAAATAATAATCTCTTTCATCTTCAGGAATTTCTGAAGCTTTACGGTTATCATCTTTCTTTTTAGGAACCCAAATACGTCCATCGTTACGCAACGACTCAGACATCAGGGTTAATTTAGATTGGTGATCGCCAGAAACCGGGATACAAGTTGGGTGGATCTGTGTATAACAAGGGTTTGCAAAATAAGCGCCTTGCTTGTGCGCTTTCCAGGCCGCTGTAACGTTACTTCCCATAGCATTGGTAGAAAGATAGAATACGTTACCGTAACCACCTGTTCCTAATACCACCGCATGACCAAAGTGACGCTCGATTTCTCCTGTAATTAAGTTACGGGCTATAATACCACGGGCTTTGCCATCGATTTTAACAACCTCAAGCATTTCGTGGCGCGGGTATACATTTCTACTTTACCCATACCAATCTGGCGCTCTAAAGCAGAGTAAGCACCTAATAATAACTGTTGACCAGTTTGACCTGCAGCATAAAAAGTACGTTGTACCTGTGTACCACCAAACGAACGATTATCTAACAAACCACCATACTCGCGGGCTAAAGGCACACCTTGTGCTACACACTGATCTATAATGTTGGCACTTACTTCGGCTAAACGATGCACATTGGCTTCGCGGGCGCGGTAATCGCCACCTTTAATCGTATCGTAGAAAAGGCGATAAACGCTATCACCATCATTCTGATAGTTTTTTGCTGCATTGATACCACCCTGAGCAGCAATTGAGTGCGCTCTACGTGGTGAATCCTGAAAACAAAAACATTTTACTTTGTAACCCATCTCAGCCAAAGTAGCCGCTGCTGAAGCACCTGCTAAACCCGAACCTACAATGATTACTTCAATAGTTCTTTTGTTCGATGGGTTAACCAAAGGCACAGAAGACTTATATTTTGTCCATTTGCTGGTTAATTCGCCTTCTGGAATATTTGAATTAATATCTGACATATCTTTTGTGCTAAAACTTAATCAATTAAATGTGTGTAAACTGCAATCGGCATTAATGCGAATACAATCGAAATAATTATCGCATACCATACACTAACACGTTTAATAATTCCATTATATTTTGAATGGTTCCATCCCATAGTTTGGAATGCCGAAGCGAAACCATGTAATAAATGGTAACAAAGAGAAATCATTAATAAAACGTAAGCAACAACCCTAACCGGATCCTGAAACTTCTCTTTCATTACTGCATATAAATCTTCATGGCCGTTTGCATCAACAGTTGGAATACCTGTAAAACGAGAAACTACCCAAAAATCCTTCAGGTGGATAACAAGGAAAATCAGCAGTAAAGTTCCTAACAAGCCCATTGAACGGCTATACCACTTACTATTAGCATTACCATTATAAACTGCGTAACCTTCAGGCCTGGCTTTTCTATTCTGAATAGTCAGGTTAACTGCCTGATAAATGTGCACAAGCAAACCTAAAAACAATATGTACTCACCTGCTCTAATGATCCAATTGGTAGCCATAAAGTGTGCTCCAATATTAAATTTCAAACCATTATCGTCAAGAAATATTAACGAATTAATACCAGCATGTACAATTAAAAAGAGTATCAGGAATATCCCTGTAATACCCATAACGTATTTTCTTCCGATTGATGAAGAAAGTGCATTTCCGAAACCACTCATTTGATTAGGATTTATATCTAAATTTCTTGCAAAAGTATCTAATTATGAGTTTAATTTATAAACGATTATGACAAAACAACGATAAAACATTTATTTAGAAACATTCTAAAGCATATTCGAAAATAATTGAAAGATTATTGGATTGTTTGTGGTTTCGATATGAAGATTAGATATTAAACTAAATCAGTTTACTAATCAAAAGCACTCTTTCAATAGGTATTTCTCATCATATATAAGTAACTATCGTTAATATCGTCATGCTGAATTTATTTCAGCATCTATCATGCTATAAAGACCCTGAAATAAATTTACTGCGTAGCTTTTCGCTTCGCTACAGGTCAGGGTGACGCTCGCTTGGAGA
Encoded proteins:
- a CDS encoding response regulator transcription factor → MQDQSISIAIVDDHTLFRSGLASLLEEFDEINITFEAVNGLDLQAKMNNNQQVQLVLMDINMPVMDGFAATKWVKTNHPDVHVLALSMLEDEKAIIGMLKAGAGGYMLKESTPSDLLTAIKVIVDKGFYVNELVSGRLLVALKDDQKPVFSARELTFLQYCSTELTYKEIADLMFVSPRTVDNYRESLFAKLNIKSRTGLVVYGIKNNLITI
- a CDS encoding sensor histidine kinase is translated as MKQKFESEMLQTRVEVQDQTMQSIATELHDNVGQLLSLTTLTLNSVNLDDGEKAKKKIDNSLALVNKSIKELRELAKLLHGEQLVENGIGHAIDQEINWLNKAGTYELKINNHLIDLQVASPNKDLIILRLLQEILNNIIKHAQATHIQIDSYLTDNILHLRVTENGVGFNPEETKSKKSGMGLNSIYKRIEMINGKIILNSAPCEGTSISIEVPYP
- a CDS encoding succinate dehydrogenase cytochrome b subunit; this encodes MSGFGNALSSSIGRKYVMGITGIFLILFLIVHAGINSLIFLDDNGLKFNIGAHFMATNWIIRAGEYILFLGLLVHIYQAVNLTIQNRKARPEGYAVYNGNANSKWYSRSMGLLGTLLLIFLVIHLKDFWVVSRFTGIPTVDANGHEDLYAVMKEKFQDPVRVVAYVLLMISLCYHLLHGFASAFQTMGWNHSKYNGIIKRVSVWYAIIISIVFALMPIAVYTHLID
- a CDS encoding succinate dehydrogenase/fumarate reductase iron-sulfur subunit, giving the protein MSTGNMNLTLKVWRQKNNNAKGALVDYKLADISPDMSFLEMFDVLNEQLINKGEEPVVFDHDCREGICGMCSMFINGRPHGPKDLVTTCQLHMRSFKDGDTIVVEPWRAAAFPVIKDLTVDRSAFDRVIAAGGFISINTGNAQDANNLPIPKMQADAAFEAAACIGCGACVATCKNASAMLFVSAKISQLALLPQGQPERYRRVQSMVAQMDAEGFGNCTNTGACEAECPKGISLENIARMNRDFASAKFISEETV
- a CDS encoding BlaI/MecI/CopY family transcriptional regulator produces the protein MEIKDLTKAEEQIMQVLWQLEKAFVKEVIDELPLPKPAYNTVSTIIRILETKGFIGHEAFGKAHQYHPLVSREEYKRHATEKLLGNYFENSVESMFSFFVKEEKLDLSDVDEILKMINKIKHKPK
- a CDS encoding TonB-dependent receptor plug domain-containing protein, with product MKNIIAFTMMMGLSLVGFAQKADSTKTTKITLRGVPDTEPLIVVDGNKQYIRGASSLSEVDPNNIESVSILKDSLATAKYGADGFAGVIEVKTKNGSLSNNYGLKAAPIKTAGSNLKGKVSGFSVRPNVPNPNKPVTLRNLLNRDFDQKAEPLYIIDGKEIAEIKNLDQDSIQSIEVLKDSSAITLHGDKGKNGVVIITTKKPKATPKKN
- a CDS encoding M56 family metallopeptidase — its product is MSFAHYLLQVNLYLIVFFGFYKLLLDKETYFTLNRIYLVSAGVLSLCIPFIRLEWLTEQRAAQQVYTSVNWEAVLAQATIVTERNTGFNWGNAFVYIYCAGTLFFLGRLVFNLFAVKKLITVSKAGSAFSFFGKKVIDQELPQMDVIDIHEEAHIKQWHTVDILFFEIIGIITWLNPVIYLYKKAIKNIHEFLADELAAEFQGDKAEYAMLLLSKSFGISPNALTNGFLEKSLIKKRIFMLHKERSKKIAVMKYGISIPLFALLIVFSSATVRKNEKLLSITDQIPLEKPIEIVENMVTDPGKIIIAPKISVDGKTDANWKGFYQFLLRNIKYPGAASSDEVQGNAQIKFNLKGGRVTNITSNVELGAGCDEEVMKAILSYKGFKTIADGKYALTVSFKIPESSEEFKNKLIPKSSEYVNLNKINIISYLPKTAEAETSSIKSENTDKVYDFISIEKQPEFPGGITRFYKYLSGSIKYPKLAQENNVQGKVFLSFVVEKDGSLTDVQITRGLGSGTDEEAMRVIKESPKWNPGIQNGLAVRVKYNINVNFTLSDPTKEIKTSGISTNRSTFKDGINQEALIILDGVRLPNNSQLSTINPNNIASISVLKDQAATDLYGPRAKAGAIVITSKTKNNVFRNLDEKELAIDKNTNFFDLKKKF